Proteins encoded together in one Chitinophaga lutea window:
- a CDS encoding RagB/SusD family nutrient uptake outer membrane protein yields MKRINSIILLAFMGLLAACSSEFLEKTPQGELSGPQLETPDGVEGVLLGAYGLMNGNVNGTWGNYSSSPSQWLFGEVGADNAHKGSNNGDQPNMNQVELHQVSSTNDNTEIMWNRYYEGVARCNNTLRILKTVQAGNNKLSDARALEVEAEAKMLRAHYYFMLRRVFVNIPYVDETIATADAITIPNNVEVYPKIEEDLKFAVANLPVTKPKGEKGRADKIAAQAYLGKVYLYQKKYAEALALFNTVINAKPSIVTMPFTDNFDVTKENGPESIFAAQHSINPDGSGDNANVGDMLGGFYGSAPVNCCGFYQPSFDLVNSYKVTAAGLPMLDNGYRTNPFKSDFGLTGAAKTNYTPDKTIAVDPRLDYTVGRRGVPYRDWGLMAGDAWIRDPAYAGPFVGVKHMIEQAQFSGQAVAGGLYITGLNVNIIRLADVYLMAAECNIETGALGEAMRLVNLVRARAALLPAKEVGGTPAAAYKVLPYAAFPSADYARNAVRFERRLELAMEGHRFYDLVRWGIAKQVIESYSAFEGGILSSFAGIVFEDQDAYFPIPQQQIDRSQGALKQNN; encoded by the coding sequence ATGAAAAGAATAAACAGCATCATACTTCTAGCATTTATGGGATTACTGGCTGCGTGCAGCAGCGAGTTTCTTGAAAAAACGCCCCAGGGTGAATTATCCGGTCCGCAGCTCGAAACGCCCGACGGGGTGGAAGGCGTGCTGCTGGGCGCGTACGGCCTGATGAACGGCAACGTGAACGGCACCTGGGGCAACTACTCCTCTTCGCCAAGCCAGTGGCTCTTCGGGGAAGTTGGGGCGGACAATGCCCACAAAGGCAGCAATAACGGCGACCAGCCCAACATGAACCAGGTGGAACTGCATCAGGTGTCCAGCACCAACGATAATACGGAAATCATGTGGAACCGGTATTATGAAGGCGTGGCCCGCTGCAACAATACCCTCCGCATCCTGAAAACCGTACAGGCAGGCAATAACAAGCTCAGCGACGCCAGGGCGCTGGAAGTGGAAGCGGAAGCAAAAATGCTGCGCGCGCACTATTATTTTATGCTGCGCCGCGTTTTCGTGAACATTCCTTATGTGGATGAAACCATCGCTACCGCCGACGCCATCACCATTCCGAATAACGTCGAAGTATACCCGAAAATAGAGGAAGATCTCAAGTTCGCCGTAGCGAACCTGCCCGTTACCAAACCCAAAGGGGAAAAGGGTCGCGCAGACAAGATCGCCGCGCAGGCTTACCTCGGCAAGGTGTATCTCTACCAGAAAAAATACGCCGAAGCCCTGGCGCTGTTCAACACCGTGATCAACGCCAAACCCAGCATCGTTACGATGCCGTTTACCGATAACTTCGACGTGACCAAAGAAAACGGCCCTGAATCCATTTTCGCGGCACAGCACTCGATTAACCCAGACGGTAGCGGCGATAACGCCAACGTGGGTGACATGCTCGGCGGTTTCTACGGCTCCGCACCGGTAAACTGCTGCGGTTTTTACCAGCCGTCGTTCGACCTCGTGAACTCGTATAAAGTAACGGCAGCCGGCCTGCCGATGCTCGACAACGGGTACCGCACCAATCCGTTCAAATCGGACTTCGGCCTCACCGGCGCCGCCAAAACGAATTATACGCCCGACAAAACGATCGCCGTTGACCCGCGCCTCGATTATACTGTAGGCAGAAGGGGCGTGCCGTACCGCGACTGGGGCCTGATGGCAGGCGACGCCTGGATCAGGGATCCTGCATATGCCGGGCCTTTCGTGGGCGTGAAACACATGATCGAGCAGGCGCAGTTCTCCGGTCAGGCGGTAGCGGGCGGCTTGTACATCACAGGCCTCAACGTCAATATCATCCGCCTTGCCGACGTGTACCTGATGGCAGCCGAGTGTAATATTGAAACGGGTGCGCTGGGAGAAGCCATGCGCCTGGTGAACCTCGTTCGTGCCCGGGCGGCATTGCTGCCGGCCAAAGAAGTTGGCGGCACACCGGCGGCTGCCTATAAAGTATTGCCCTACGCGGCATTCCCTTCGGCGGATTATGCCCGCAATGCCGTTCGTTTCGAGCGCAGGCTCGAACTGGCCATGGAAGGCCATCGCTTCTACGACCTGGTTCGTTGGGGCATAGCGAAACAGGTGATCGAAAGTTATTCTGCTTTTGAAGGCGGCATATTGTCTTCTTTTGCCGGTATCGTGTTTGAGGACCAGGATGCTTATTTCCCCATTCCGCAACAGCAGATCGACCGGTCGCAGGGCGCATTGAAACAGAACAACTAA
- a CDS encoding DNA alkylation repair protein, with translation MEPLKEMFNHRFYTGFAEAFGKADRNFNTESFIREVTKNLEDRSLNQRLHHTSVVLQHHLPADFKKAISVLYKAVEHVQTGYTALVFPGFVGMFGKEHFDLSMEALKHFTAYGSSEFAVREFLKLDMQKALKIMHNWAADGNHHVRRLASEGSRPRLPWSFKLDAVIKEPSLTRGILEQLNADTELYVRKSVANHLNDISKDHPDYMIRLVKGWNAGNTHTAWIIKHASRSLIKLGHQDSLAVFNFEKNVKVRLDKFRLGAAKIRLGEELLFSFDIVSEKKSAQKLVIDYAIHYRKAGGGLSRKVFKLKEAELAPGARLSLSKKQTLKDFTTRKHYAGEHKVDIIVNGSVMGEKTFVLAIPS, from the coding sequence ATGGAGCCGCTCAAGGAAATGTTCAACCACCGTTTTTACACAGGGTTTGCCGAAGCTTTCGGAAAAGCAGACAGGAATTTTAATACGGAATCATTCATCAGGGAGGTAACAAAAAACCTCGAAGACCGTTCCCTCAACCAGCGGCTGCACCATACATCCGTGGTGCTGCAGCATCACCTTCCCGCCGATTTCAAAAAGGCCATTTCGGTGCTGTATAAGGCCGTGGAGCATGTGCAGACAGGCTACACCGCTTTGGTGTTCCCGGGGTTTGTGGGCATGTTCGGGAAGGAGCATTTCGATCTTTCCATGGAGGCGCTGAAACATTTCACGGCCTATGGCTCGTCGGAGTTCGCGGTGAGGGAGTTTTTGAAACTGGATATGCAAAAGGCGCTGAAAATCATGCACAACTGGGCGGCAGACGGTAACCATCACGTGCGCCGCCTCGCTTCGGAAGGAAGCCGTCCACGGCTGCCGTGGTCTTTTAAATTGGATGCGGTAATCAAAGAACCCTCACTCACCCGCGGTATCCTCGAGCAACTGAACGCGGATACGGAGCTTTACGTAAGGAAGTCCGTCGCCAACCACCTCAACGATATTTCCAAAGACCATCCTGATTATATGATCAGACTGGTGAAAGGCTGGAACGCAGGCAACACCCATACCGCCTGGATCATCAAACATGCCAGCCGCTCCCTGATCAAATTAGGGCACCAGGATTCGCTGGCGGTTTTCAATTTTGAAAAGAACGTGAAGGTGCGGCTGGATAAGTTCCGGCTGGGTGCTGCCAAAATCAGGCTGGGAGAGGAACTGCTCTTTTCATTCGACATTGTTTCGGAAAAGAAATCTGCCCAGAAGCTTGTGATCGACTATGCCATCCACTACCGGAAGGCCGGCGGCGGGCTCTCGCGCAAAGTATTTAAACTGAAAGAAGCGGAGCTGGCTCCGGGCGCCCGGCTGAGTCTCAGTAAAAAACAGACCCTCAAAGATTTTACCACCCGGAAGCATTATGCCGGTGAACATAAGGTCGACATCATCGTGAACGGGAGCGTAATGGGAGAAAAGACTTTCGTGCTGGCGATACCGTCGTAA
- a CDS encoding XAC2610-related protein, with translation MPMKPIACLMASFVLSSAAMAQTVITVNNASARYNAKITAKCESAHFHGEAKIQLLEKERNRAVQTFSSKDFIVQLDSNWKEGDKKAGIADNQQPLVFDDFNFDGEEDVAIRNGNNGSYGGPSYDVYVYNTAKKAFVADKMLTRLASENLGMFETDRFRKQLTVHQKSGCCWHSTITYGLQPGRGLTKVAEVVEEADAGGDMVTVTTSQLVNGKMKKSVQRYKAQEYYKEKEAH, from the coding sequence ATGCCAATGAAACCAATTGCCTGCCTGATGGCCTCCTTTGTTCTGTCGTCCGCGGCCATGGCGCAAACCGTCATAACGGTGAACAACGCATCTGCCAGATACAACGCAAAGATCACTGCCAAATGTGAATCGGCTCACTTTCACGGTGAAGCAAAGATCCAGCTGCTCGAGAAAGAGCGCAACCGGGCGGTACAGACTTTCAGTTCCAAAGACTTCATCGTGCAGCTCGACAGCAACTGGAAAGAGGGCGACAAAAAAGCGGGTATCGCGGATAACCAGCAGCCCCTGGTATTCGACGATTTTAATTTCGACGGGGAAGAAGACGTGGCCATCCGCAACGGCAACAACGGGAGCTATGGCGGCCCTTCATACGATGTCTATGTATATAACACCGCAAAAAAAGCTTTTGTGGCGGATAAAATGCTGACCAGGCTGGCTTCTGAAAACCTCGGCATGTTTGAAACAGACCGTTTCCGGAAGCAGCTGACCGTACACCAGAAAAGCGGCTGCTGCTGGCACTCCACCATTACCTACGGCCTGCAACCCGGCAGGGGATTGACGAAGGTGGCGGAGGTAGTGGAAGAAGCGGATGCCGGTGGCGACATGGTCACCGTCACCACCAGCCAGCTTGTCAATGGTAAAATGAAAAAGAGCGTGCAGCGTTACAAAGCGCAGGAATATTACAAAGAAAAAGAAGCCCACTAA